A genomic stretch from Helianthus annuus cultivar XRQ/B chromosome 1, HanXRQr2.0-SUNRISE, whole genome shotgun sequence includes:
- the LOC110881725 gene encoding zinc finger protein 593, whose protein sequence is MGGKCPHRRVKKRRYSHKTFRLAKFLVKGDDAVYDELKKPEDEKTPLPLDEDLPGMGQYYCLHCDRYFANAAVRDEHFKTKRHKKRLKVMAGPAPHTQIDADLAAGMGMPDNGPKLMSM, encoded by the exons ATGGGAGGCAAATGTCCACACAGAAGGGTGAAGAAGAGACGATACTCTCACAAAACCTTCCGTCTCGCTAAATTCCTCGTTAAAG GTGATGATGCTGTTTATGATGAGCTTAAGAAACCAGAGGATGAGAAGACGCCGTTACCGTTAGATGAAGATCTTCCTGGAATGGGTCAATATTATTGTTTACACTGCGA TCGGTATTTTGCTAATGCGGCTGTGAGAGATGAACATTTCAAGACTAAACGGCACAAGAAGCG GTTGAAGGTAATGGCGGGCCCTGCACCACATACACAGATTGATGCTGACCTGGCAGCAGGAATGGGCATGCCTGATAACGGGCCGAAGCTAATGTCGATGTGA
- the LOC110881716 gene encoding heavy metal-associated isoprenylated plant protein 6, protein MGAKDDKKDSGDNKAESGSTAVVLKIDLHCDGCAKTVKSSIRRFKGVETVNADIAGNKLTVTGNVDPVSVKERIEKKTHKKVEIVSPPMKKDGGGGGGAEKKGDDKPPEKKSGDIKADVKKPKEVQSSTVVLKIPLHCEGCIHKIKRTISKIKGVESAIPDASKDLVLVKGTMNVNELVPYLKEKLKRDVQMVLPKKDEKKEEKKEEKKEVKADGGDKKEKAGGGGGDGEKKKAEAKVVGGDGGGKDGTRSIEVVNKLEYHGQSPYTYTIPTYNQSYYNQDYGVLPFEHGYVMQYSNGPPPPPPTYYNDSSVPDAGMFSDENPNAACSIM, encoded by the exons ATGGGTGCG AAGGATGATAAGAAAGACTCCGGAGACAACAAGGCTGAAAGCGGATCAACCGCGGTTGTGTTAAAGATCGATTTGCATTGCGACGGGTGCGCGAAAACGGTCAAAAGTTCCATTCGACGCTTCAAAGGTGTGGAAACGGTGAATGCGGATATCGCCGGAAACAAATTAACGGTGACCGGAAATGTGGACCCTGTGAGCGTTAAAGAGCGAATCGAAAAGAAGACGCATAAGAAGGTGGAGATAGTCTCACCTCCGATGAAAAAGgacggtggtggcggcggcggtgctGAGAAGAAAGGTGATGATAAGCCGCCGGAGAAAAAGTCCGGAGACATAAAGGCAGATGTTAAAAAACCCAAAGAG GTTCAGTCAAGTACCGTTGTGTTGAAGATTCCACTTCATTGTGAAGGATGCATACACAAAATTAAACGAACTATTTCTAAGATCAAAG GGGTAGAATCGGCAATACCAGATGCTAGCAAAGATTTAGTCTTGGTGAAAGGGACAATGAACGTGAATGAACTTGTACCATACttaaaagaaaaattgaaaagaGATGTTCAAATGGTTCTTCCCAAAAAGGATGAGAAAAAAGAGGAGAAAAAAGAGGAGAAAAAGGAGGTGAAAGCCGACGGTGGTGATAAGAAAGAGAAagccggcggtggtggtggtgatggcgaGAAGAAGAAAGCCGAGGCGAAGGTGGTtggcggtgatggtggtggtaaAGATGGAACTAGAAGCATTGAGGTGGTCAACAAGCTAGAATATCATGGACAAAGTCCATACACATACacaataccaacttataaccaaAGTTATTATAACCAAGATTACGGCGTCTTGCCTTTTGAACATGGGTATGTCATGCAATACTCGAACGGACCTCCACCCCCGCCTCCAACATACTATAACGATTCTAGTGTGCCAGATGCAGGGATGTTCAGTGACGAAAACCCGAATGCTGCTTGTTCGATCATGTGA